In the genome of Bacteroides mediterraneensis, the window TGAATATTCTCCTGCATCAAATAAGTCCTCGTATTTTGGAGGTATAATCTCGGAAACTTCATCTCCATAGATTCTACAACAAACCAAACCGTAAAGACTATTTTTTATTGTTTTAAGAAAAAGGGTATCTTCTGTTTGAAAGAAAATTGATATATCGTCATAGATGTTATGTAAAACTTCTTTGCCTTTAAAGTTCAATAAGCCTTTATATTGTTTGCTTGACCCATAAACTTTTAATCCACTAAATATGGTGTTATTTGGAGAATATGCTACAATTTCATTACGAAGAATTGTCTTACCGTAGACAAATAAGCAGCTACCTACACTTTCGGCGCAGATGCATCCATATATTTTTAACCCATCTTGAGTGTTCCAATGTAATGGAGAATAAGCCTTTTTATTTAGCTCCTCAAAGAATGCTGTAACTTCTTTATCGCTATTAAATTTTACATAATGATATTCCATAATAACAAAATTATATTTCAGCAGTAATTATAA includes:
- a CDS encoding WG repeat-containing protein; amino-acid sequence: MEYHYVKFNSDKEVTAFFEELNKKAYSPLHWNTQDGLKIYGCICAESVGSCLFVYGKTILRNEIVAYSPNNTIFSGLKVYGSSKQYKGLLNFKGKEVLHNIYDDISIFFQTEDTLFLKTIKNSLYGLVCCRIYGDEVSEIIPPKYEDLFDAGEYSIGFVSDNKVGFMSLEGKIIVEAKYRQGEEYNYFIDGKALVRIDKEHTPDMYINHYGNFIEYPEADNTSSFGGQSTSTYPYGNLPDASEVYENLPDAFWNTD